The genomic DNA GAACAGAATGATTTACGTTATAGCGAATCGTTTATAATTTATTACTACAGAAGTAATTTCAGTAACCCCGGCCTTCAGGCTGGGGTAGAGAATGTAGATAGAATAGCCCTTCAGGGCAAAACCTGCAAATTACTTTGACCCTAAAGGGTGGGGTTACTGTTTAGTGTTTCTTAAAAATAACATCCATATAACAAATAATTTTATATCTCAATGAAAACTATTTTAGTAATTTTATTTATTCTAGTTTCAGCTTCATTAATAAAATCACAAAATATGATGTCAGACCGGACAGTTTTTGAAAATTTTGTACTGGCAATAAACTCTCACGACGTAAATGTAATCAGCAATTACTTAACCGATGACCATGTCTTTACAGATGCTACGGGACTCCATTTTGATGGTAAGGATAATTTGAAAGCAGGCTGGGAGGCATATTTTAAGATGTTTCCGGACTATAAGATTGTAATCAACAGTTTTAATGATAAAGCAACGGTATGGCTTGCAGAGGGAACGGCCGAAGGAACTTATCAGGGTATTAGTACAGTCTCCGGTGATAATCGTTTTAAAATTCCTGCTGCATGGAAGGCAGTTATTGAAAACGGAAAAGTAAAATCATGGCAGATTTTTGCCGACACTAAAATTGTTAATGATATAATTTTCAAATACAGTTCTAAAACTTCAAATGAAGTTTCTGGCAATGAGAAGGTAACGGGATTCGGAGGAGTATTTATAAAATCCAAAGACCCTAAAGCTTTAGGCGAATGGTACAATAAATATCTCGGAACAACTTTCGGGAAAGAATCATATATGATGTTTGAATGGAGTGAAAGAGGAAATGCAAACTCCAAGGCTAGCACAACATTCGGAATCTTCAAAGAGAGTTCAAAATATTTTGACCCAAGCACTAAAGAGATGATGCTGAATTTCAGAGTTAAAAATCTGAAATCACTTTTAGAACGTTTAAAATCTGAGGGAGTAAATGTTATGGATAAATACGAGGAATATGATTACGGTAATTTCGGATGGATAATGGATATCGATGGAAATAAAATTGAGCTCTGGGAACCAAAAGAATAAGTTTTTCGAAACAAAGTTATTTATAAATTTTTATTTAAGATTATATATGCCGCTGGGTGAAATATTATATTACATGAAACCGATGAAGTTTGAGAGGGAAACTTCAAACTTAATAGAAGATATAGAAAAGGAAGCCTGGGAAGATATGTACGAGGCAATGCCGGAAGACTTTGCAAAAGATTTTGAATTTGATTTTATAAAATTAAAAAATATTTCCCTTTGTTCCTGTAAAAAAATACCGTTCGGACATTTTAATGCATCTCTGGGATTGGGATATCCTAATCCCGCGATTGAAGATGAGCTTGATTTCATATTGGAATATTATACACAAAAAAGAATTAACTCTTTTTACATTCACTGGTCGCCAAATTGCGCTCCCGCCGATTTTGAAAAAACAATGGCCGCAAAAGGACTTGCTGAAATAAGCGGATGGGACAGGATTGTGCGAGTGCCTGAAATCGTCAAAGGCAAAAAGAATAACAAGCTTGATATTTCAATTCCTCTTAATAAAAAATATAAAATTGAAGAAGTTACAGATAAAAATTCCAAAGAATGGTCGTCGTTTATTGATGAACTTTATGGACTACCTACATCTCCCTGGCTGCTGAATCTTGTCGGTCGTGAAGGCTGGTATCATTATATGCTTAAAGAGGGGACTAAGATAATTGCCGTACGAACCGCAAGAATTAAAGATAATACTGCATGGCTGGGAATTGACGCTCCTGTACCGGGAATTATGGTAAATGATTTCGAGCCTGACTTTGTTCTCTCTGCAAAAATAACGGAAGATTGTATTAAAAAGGGTGTGGAAATTATCTCGACTGTGATTGAAAAACACTCAGCTATACAGGATACAAAAGCATATTATTACTGGGATAAGCTCGGCTATAAAATTGCATACTACAGAAAAAATTACAGTATTAAAAAATAGTTGGTGCAACATTTTCTGAATCACAATCGTAATAATTTTCAAAACCAATCTTACCGCTCGCACCGATTGTGAATTTATTTTAAAATAAATTAAACACATTTGGATACATTACAATACAAACTCATTCAGTTACTATTTGCTTTACCGTCT from Bacteroidota bacterium includes the following:
- a CDS encoding nuclear transport factor 2 family protein; translation: MKTILVILFILVSASLIKSQNMMSDRTVFENFVLAINSHDVNVISNYLTDDHVFTDATGLHFDGKDNLKAGWEAYFKMFPDYKIVINSFNDKATVWLAEGTAEGTYQGISTVSGDNRFKIPAAWKAVIENGKVKSWQIFADTKIVNDIIFKYSSKTSNEVSGNEKVTGFGGVFIKSKDPKALGEWYNKYLGTTFGKESYMMFEWSERGNANSKASTTFGIFKESSKYFDPSTKEMMLNFRVKNLKSLLERLKSEGVNVMDKYEEYDYGNFGWIMDIDGNKIELWEPKE